One stretch of Toxoplasma gondii ME49 chromosome XI, whole genome shotgun sequence DNA includes these proteins:
- a CDS encoding hypothetical protein (encoded by transcript TGME49_310275) has protein sequence MSIKCAECVPPDKLPNPTCGPFSFQDKDTFKCLERTARRLIYDIGAAQNMFFTYVRPTAQRTRMYKRSCKAARLLANCQACRAFLTKSAGEILVLRMQVVINGTWEYVLKKKREAKEEEHQSLIPEENGSHLQNRLTATGDLTYEQQNGPRENPEAHREETQIPCLRNGTSGQIITSMASASGGEKKLDNWKRCRLERELLRNLLKLHTLDPAPPPCCRNRQQSDGKTKIDLSTSRKGENDLLLLYLGDQAIAGYLEAVRDRATKELDLVTNEVAFSCMNGKGGEELFEWNSAESRSRETAFLQRGDDSKKAEEGNGGDRRGENEGQEKEGMSGTEGGGRVRQPRSLVDPWYERVLVEILDHLNLADFICTLWSESCVALRERLTDRKRKSQSKDIVECLDQNCPWFSGEFARSRRLHRERVGVLQSLRQAL, from the exons AT GTCGATAAAGTGCGCGGAATGTGTTCCTCCCGATAAGCTACCCAATCCGACCTGCGGCCCTTTTTCCTTTCAAGACAAAGATACGTTCAAGTGCCTAGAGCGAACCGCAAGGAGACTCATTT ATGATATAGGTGCCGCGCAGAATATGTTTTTCACTTATGTTCGCCCTACTGCCCAAAGAACGCGCATGTACAAGAGAAGCTGTAAAGCTGCTCGACTGCTAGCGAACTGCCAAGCCTGTCGAGCATTCCTCACAAAATCGGCTGGAGAAATCT TGGTTCTTAGGATGCAAGTTGTTATCAACGGGACCTGGGAGTATGTAttaaagaagaaaagagaggcaaaagaagaggaacaccAATCCCTAATTCCGGAAGAAAACGGCAGCCACCTCCAAAACAGGTTGACAGCGACTGGCGACCTTACATATGAACAACAAAATGGCCCACGAGAGAATCCGGAGGCACACCGAGAAGAAACTCAAATACCATGTTTACGCAACGGTACAAGTGGGCAAATAATCACAAGCATGGCATCTGCCTccggaggagaaaagaaattaGACAACTGGAAGAGATGTAGACTAGAACGGGAATTGCTTCGCAACCTCTTGAAGCTTCACACTCTTGACCCCGCCCCTCCGCCCTGCTGCCGCAATAGGCAGCAAAGCGACGGCAAGACAAAAATTGATCTTTCGACTAGTagaaaaggggaaaacgacctgcttctcctctatCTAGGCGACCAGGCTATTGCAGGCTATTTG GAAGCAGTCCGAGATCGAGCGACAAAAGAACTCGATCTGGTCACAAACGAAGTGGCGTTCAGTTGCATGAATGGGAAGGGAGGCGAGGAACTTTTTGAATGGAACAGCGCCGAGagccgaagcagagagacagcgttCCTGCAGCGCGGAGACGACTCTaaaaaggcagaggaaggaaacggcgGAGACCGTCGAGGGGAAAACGAGGgccaagaaaaagaagggatGTCAGGGACGGAG GGGGGAGGCAGAGTGAGGCAGCCCAGATCTCTTGTTGATCCTTGGTATGAGCGAGTTCTGGTGGAGATTCTTGATCACCTGAACCTGGCGGATTTCATTTGCACCTTATGGTCCGAGAGCTGTGTCGCTTTGAGGGAACGCTTGACcgacagaaagcgaaagagtcAGTCCAAG GACATCGTTGAGTGCCTGGATCAAAATTGCCCGTGGTTCTCTGGAGAGTTTGCCCGGTCTCGACGGCTTCATCGAGAACGCGTGGGAGTGTTGCAGTCGTTGAGGCAAGCGTTGTGA
- a CDS encoding Phosphoethanolamine-cytidyltransferase (encoded by transcript TGME49_310280), with translation MTAVASSEVLGPARSGALPSSPSKSWSSPFISSSYLHKLIFLYLRINADETLSAKLRHWPSVCCHCSSRVRVSLPHAAVRSSSHASSVSSLTTCATGNKSACSYCGAGAGGATEPMEETEDADSAASRHPCCFCCCVKDPKWTAEADAEFSALRAHLLQFVARSEASPNPGETSPAGETAETETPGFSPLSSQSTGENRMHASSRDCSALSAPLSGDRAKTDKKGEETDAGAGAGPETSEQTRERLGRLHAYAASGLRKETETQGSTLGSGRIEEEQKITEDETKGHRGVSPLEQETLCSEVVSPCDCEEEATPVEQVESDQVTPAKPACVRDASVCTHEQTRNDDGGVPDTEENRVQEEASAFFSGEARKAESYKHFSVCRGPQSRATDAELGRTNVSPAGRSETGRGALPSEQADAPPCPPSSPASSFLADCVSGRQHVSLSPLGVSSSSACLDSVPAYHWNALPLVLPVPSAFSSFQHLASPCASPSSPVASPSSPVGSPSAKSLFFRPSPSSGPAEETPPHASFALAPVAPSPQLSPFPARSACAPGAPVRIYVDGVFDLLHSGHFNALRQARQLGGKLVVGVCSDAATFAAKKVRPIYTETERAEIVRGCKWVDEVIVGTPYEVSVHLLDRLNCAFAAHGDDWVVGADGEDAYAGPRHAGRMKIFKRTEGISTSTIVSRLLQATAHVEQRHTLTPLQAEGQLLDAGEVQSKKPLRSQAVTQPTRVQRFARDSLREQKENLLACSCKKKRDKDEDERRRGRAERLGKRRDVHAADARSRDCLDTRGGEEEERGGSDAASSANLSSFFCSSSDEGGRSNGDNSAHRRRQEWRASSRGSDARGVSVGDGDASRETERRRGNVEEPRQKKSCCAVGGRHHRPRKPQDPEERRMLMSTKRLLQFIGQPKRPKAGGKIVYVDGSFDVFHVGHLRILEKAKQLGDYLIVGIHDDETVSRIKGPGFPVLNLHERALNVLAMRVVDEVIIGAPWVIPHYMLKQFQIDVVVRGSRIDSIAYPFSGDASGEGAGEPEAQAGRRKETEGRDSSCSLAVLSSGEEDEDAVDPYRVPKELGVYREVESSSSWTTRALVERILANREALMATIETRCSKEAKFWREQEQGQMVSLTEL, from the exons ATGACGGCGGTAGCGTCGTCGGAGGTGCTCGGCCCCGCCCGGTCGGGAGccttgccttcctctccatccAAAAGCTGGTCTTCTCCGTTTATTTCTTCTTCCTACCTCCACAAACTCATTTTCCTCTACCTCCGCATCAATGCTGACGAAACGCTCTCGGCGAAACTCAGGCACTGGCCTTCGGTGTGCTGTCACTGCTCTTCCCGCGTTCGAGTTTCCCTTCCACATGCGGCGGTCCGCTCCTCTTCTCACGcgtcttccgtctcttcgtTGACAACGTGTGCGACTGGGAAcaagagcgcatgcagctacTGCGGAGCCGGAGCCGGAGGGGCGACAGAGCCGATGGAGGAAACTGAGGACGCAGATTCAGCCGCCTCCCGGCACccttgctgcttctgctgctgtgTGAAGGACCCCAAATGGACAGCcgaggcagacgcagagtTCTCAGCTCTGCGGGCGCATCTCCTTCAGTTTGTGGCGCGTAGCGAAGCTTCTCCAAACCCAGGGGAGACGTCGCCTGCCGGTgagacggcggagacagaaactccAGGCTTCTCTCCATTGTCCAGTCAATCTACGGGGGAAAATCGAATGCACGCGAGTTCCAGAGACTGCTCTGCCTTATCGGCGCCTCTTTCTGGAGACCGAGCTAAGACCGACaaaaaaggcgaggagacggacgCCGGTGCCGGGGCAGGGCCGGAGACGAGTGAGCAGACCAGAGAACGCTTGggcagactgcatgcgtatgCGGCGTCTGGACTACgcaaggagacggagacgcaagGAAGCACGCTCGGCTCCGGACGGATCGAGGAAGAGCAAAAGATCACAGAGGACGAAACGAAGGGCCATCgaggcgtctctccactGGAACAAGAGACCCTGTGCAGCGAGGTGGTTTCGCCCTGTGACTGCGAAGAGGAGGCAACGCCCGTCGAGCAGGTGGAAAGCGACCAAGTGACGCCTGCAAAACCTGCCTGCGTCCGGGACGccagtgtctgtacacatGAGCAGACCAGGAACGACGACGGCGGCGTTCCAGACACGGAGGAAAACCGCGTTCAAGAAGAAgcgtctgcttttttctctggagaagcgCGGAAGGCGGAGAGTTACAAACATTTTTCTGTTTGTCGAGGACCGCAGAGTCGCGCAACAGATGCTGAACTCGGAAGAACAAATGTCTCTCCTGCAGGCCGCTCAGAGACAGGACGAGGGGCGTTGCCTTCTGAGCAGGCAGACGCGCCGCCTTGTCCCCCCTCTTCCCCCGCGAGTTCGTTTCTTGCGGACTGTGTCTCTGGACGCCAacatgtctctctgtctcctctcggcgtctcttcctcgagcgCGTGTCTAGACAGCGTCCCGGCGTATCACTGGAACGCGCTTCCTCTGGTCTTGCCCGTTCCATCtgccttttcgtctttccagCACCTGGCAAGTCCCTgtgcgtctccgtcctctcccGTGGCTTCGCCATCCTCTCCCGTGGGTTCGCCGTCTGCGAAGTCACTCTTTTTTCGaccgtctccgtcttcagGTCCGGCCGAGGAGACTCCCCCGCATGcgtccttcgctctcgcgccAGTGGCTCCGTCgccgcagctgtctccgttccccGCGCGATCCGCATGCGCTCCGGGAGCTCCTGTGCGGATCTACGTGGACGGCGTATTCGACCTCCTGCACTCGGGGCACTTCAACGCGCTTCGCCAGGCTCGACAGCTGGGCGGGAAGTTGGTGGTGGGCGTCTGCAGCGACGCGGCGACTTTCGCGGCAAAGAAAGTCCGGCCTATCTACACGGAGACGGAGCGAGCGGAAATCGTTCGCGGGTGCAAGTGGGTCGACGAAGTGATCGTCGGGACGCCGTACGAGGTGTCTGTCCACCTGCTCGATCGACTGAACTGCGCCTTCGCGGCTCACGGCGACGATTGGGTGGTTGGTGCcgacggagaggacgcgTACGCGGGACCTCGGCATGCGGGGCGCATGAAGATTTTTAAGCGCACCGAGGGGATCAGTACTTCGACGAttgtctcgcgtctcctgcaGGCCACAGCTCACGTGGAGCAGCGCCATACACTCACGCCTCTCCAGGCTGAAGGCCAGCTGCTGGACGCTGGCGAAGTGCAGAGCAAAAAGCCGTTGAGGAGCCAGGCGGTAACGCAGCCGACCCGCGTGCAACGCTTCGCGAGAGACTCTCtgagagaacagaaggagaactTGCTGGCTTGCTCctgcaagaagaaacgcgataAGGACGAGGACGAGCGACGCCGAGggcgagcagagagactcggGAAGAGGCGCGACGTCCACGCGGCGGACGCTCGCTCTCGGGACTGTTTAGACAcccgaggaggcgaagaagaagagcggggagGCAGCGACGCGGCGTCTTCAGCGAATTtgtcgagtttcttctgctcgtcGAGCGACGAGGGCGGCCGCAGCAACGGCGATAACTCGGcgcacagaaggagacaggagtgGCGAGCGAGCTCAAGGGGGAGCGACGCGCGAGGCGTCAGCGTCGGAGACGGTGACGCGAGccgggagacagaaaggagaaggggaaacgTGGAGGAGCCGAGACAAAAGAAGTCCTGCTGCGCCGTTGGTGGCCGGCACCATCGACCGCGGAAGCCTCAAGACCCTGAAGAACGCAGAATGCTCATGTCGACGAAGCGTCTCCTGCAGTTCATTGGTCAACCGAAGCGTCCGAAAGCCGGCGGCAAAATCGTCTACGTCGATGGTTCTTTTGATGTCTTTCATG tGGGTCACCTGCGCATtttggagaaggcgaagcagctgGGAGATTACCTGATTGTCGGCATCCACG ACGATGAGACGGTCTCGAGAATCAAAGGTCCCGGGTTCCCTGTCTTGAATCTACACGAGCGAGCACTCAACGTCCTCG ccaTGAGAGTCGTGGACGAAGTCATCATTGGAGCCCCGTGGGTGATTCCACACTACATGCTGAAGCAGTTTCAGATCGATGTGGTGGTGCGCGGGAGTCGCATCGATTCGATCGCGTATCCGTTTTCTGGAGACGCGAGTGGAGAGGGGGCAGGAGAGCCTGAGGCGCAGGcgggcagaagaaaggagacggagggTCGAGACAGCTCCTGCTCCCTCgcagttctctcctctggcgaggaagacgaggacgcggTCGATCCTTACCGCGTACCGAAGGAACTCGGCGTCTAtagagaagtggagagctCCTCCTCCTGGACAACCAGAGCGCTCGTGGAGCGCATTCTTGCCAACAGGGAGGCTCTGATGGCAACCATCGAAACCCG atgctcCAAGGAAGCAAAGTTCTGGCGCGAACAAGAGCAGGGACAGATGGTGTCTCTGACAGAACTCTGA